The Nocardioides humi genome includes a region encoding these proteins:
- a CDS encoding DNA-binding protein, with amino-acid sequence MTIKPLGVPDEWDDNHILMFEEFCAFIRTPQRTVREWRRLKRGPRWWRFNGNGRLYTTVAELRRFLKAGE; translated from the coding sequence ATGACGATCAAACCGCTGGGCGTCCCCGACGAATGGGACGACAACCACATCCTCATGTTCGAGGAGTTCTGCGCGTTCATCCGTACGCCGCAACGCACCGTCCGCGAGTGGCGCCGCCTCAAGCGCGGCCCGCGCTGGTGGCGCTTCAACGGCAACGGCCGCCTCTACACGACCGTCGCCGAGCTGCGCCGCTTCCTCAAGGCCGGTGAGTGA
- a CDS encoding very short patch repair endonuclease, translated as MPEPLDDVVRRRMESQARRDTSVELEIRRRLHAFGYRYRVDFRLEPSLRCRGDIVFTRRKVVVFVDGCFWHGCPDHATAPRNNAEWWREKLAANVARDERNRRALEALGWAVIRVWEHEDPDSAISRIIDVLGAAPTGG; from the coding sequence ATGCCCGAACCGCTCGACGATGTCGTACGCCGCCGGATGGAAAGTCAGGCGAGGCGCGACACCTCGGTTGAGCTCGAGATCAGGCGACGGCTTCACGCGTTCGGATACCGCTATCGGGTCGACTTCCGACTCGAGCCGTCGCTGCGTTGCCGCGGTGACATCGTCTTCACGCGGCGGAAGGTCGTCGTGTTCGTCGACGGGTGCTTCTGGCACGGCTGTCCGGATCACGCAACAGCGCCGAGGAACAACGCAGAGTGGTGGCGTGAGAAGCTCGCGGCCAATGTCGCACGGGACGAGCGGAACCGTCGGGCATTGGAAGCACTTGGTTGGGCGGTCATCCGCGTCTGGGAACACGAGGATCCCGACTCAGCCATCTCGCGGATCATCGATGTCCTCGGAGCTGCTCCGACAGGCGGCTGA
- a CDS encoding helix-turn-helix domain-containing protein yields MAATVGPTDERPRWLSITGAALWVSLSAKTIRRKIAAGELRAYRCGKTIRIKTDDLEAMMRPVPSAKDW; encoded by the coding sequence ATGGCCGCGACCGTCGGACCCACCGACGAGCGACCCCGGTGGCTGAGCATCACCGGCGCCGCTCTCTGGGTGAGCCTCTCGGCCAAGACCATTCGCCGCAAGATCGCCGCCGGCGAGCTGCGCGCCTACCGCTGCGGCAAGACCATCCGAATCAAGACCGACGACCTGGAGGCGATGATGCGGCCGGTGCCATCGGCGAAGGACTGGTGA
- a CDS encoding HNH endonuclease, producing the protein MDWLDNRPTPRVDFAWLSGFEFDGTRIPLMDRQRGIRKPAGMNAALAIRTTFTAPNQVPPYNDAIGADGLQRYKYRGSDPQHPENVALRRARDQNLPLIWFVGVAPGLYEPIYPVWVVGDDPTNLEFALALDEGQRFVTPGRVVDEGSRRYVERLTKSRLHQRVFRSQVLLAYEGRCAICKIRHAELLDAAHIIADGQPHGEPVVPNGLSLCKIHHAAFDSSILGIRPDLTLHVRQDILEEVDGWMLKGGIQGVHDTSLAVVPRTRAARPSKDRLEERYASFLATA; encoded by the coding sequence ATGGATTGGCTCGACAACCGGCCGACGCCGAGAGTCGACTTCGCCTGGCTGTCTGGCTTCGAGTTTGACGGCACCCGGATCCCCTTGATGGATCGCCAGCGAGGCATCCGCAAGCCAGCTGGCATGAACGCAGCTCTGGCGATCAGGACAACGTTCACCGCACCAAACCAAGTCCCGCCCTACAACGACGCGATCGGAGCAGACGGTCTACAGCGTTACAAGTACCGCGGGAGCGATCCCCAACACCCCGAGAACGTCGCCCTGCGCCGCGCCCGCGATCAAAATCTTCCTTTGATCTGGTTCGTCGGAGTTGCACCTGGCCTGTATGAGCCGATCTATCCGGTCTGGGTAGTCGGCGACGACCCGACCAATCTCGAGTTCGCCCTTGCTCTCGACGAGGGGCAGCGGTTCGTCACTCCGGGGCGAGTCGTCGACGAGGGCTCTCGCCGATACGTCGAGCGACTCACGAAGAGCCGGCTCCATCAGCGTGTCTTCCGCAGCCAGGTTCTCCTGGCCTACGAGGGTCGCTGCGCGATTTGCAAAATCCGCCACGCGGAACTTCTCGACGCCGCCCACATCATCGCGGATGGTCAACCTCACGGTGAGCCGGTTGTCCCCAACGGACTCAGCCTCTGCAAGATCCACCACGCAGCATTCGACAGCTCCATTCTCGGCATTCGTCCGGATCTCACCCTCCACGTTCGTCAGGACATCTTGGAGGAGGTCGACGGCTGGATGCTGAAGGGCGGCATCCAAGGGGTACACGACACTTCCCTCGCAGTCGTGCCTCGCACCCGAGCCGCCCGTCCCAGCAAGGACCGGCTCGAAGAGCGCTACGCATCGTTCCTGGCAACGGCGTGA
- a CDS encoding nuclease-related domain-containing protein, giving the protein MAEREAQGTFKHVLSRLVGARTEERAWRIGADGEEAVAAQLLALGPAWRVLHAVRVGERGSDIDHVVVGPPGVFTVNAKHHPNASIWVGGDTFMVNGQRVPYIRNSRHEARRAARLLTEHAGFPVTAAGVIAVMGARKGFKIRA; this is encoded by the coding sequence ATGGCGGAGCGCGAGGCACAAGGCACGTTCAAGCATGTGCTCTCACGGCTCGTCGGCGCCCGCACCGAGGAACGCGCGTGGCGGATCGGTGCCGACGGCGAGGAAGCCGTCGCCGCCCAGCTCCTGGCCCTCGGACCGGCGTGGCGGGTCCTGCACGCCGTACGCGTGGGCGAGCGCGGCTCTGACATCGACCATGTCGTGGTCGGCCCGCCCGGCGTCTTCACCGTCAACGCGAAGCACCATCCGAACGCATCGATCTGGGTGGGTGGTGACACGTTCATGGTCAACGGGCAGCGAGTGCCGTACATCCGCAACAGCCGGCACGAGGCGCGACGGGCCGCGCGACTCCTTACCGAACATGCCGGCTTCCCGGTGACCGCAGCCGGTGTGATCGCGGTGATGGGAGCCCGGAAGGGCTTCAAGATCCGCGCTTAA
- a CDS encoding helix-turn-helix domain-containing protein, which yields MARISVPEAAARLGVVAQRVRQRIQDGSLPAERVGGRWIIDEKDLARVSDYNAPGRPLSERSAWALVAAAEDNAVLLHSLSAPDRSRARARLRKLAAAHDDSHESLRLLSVFMRNRAARRCYLVAQRDLKDLRNDPRIQLSGLSHPESGLASGDVGEGYLSVDDLDDVMQDYLLRDVDRDRANIFLHVVSPDIEESLPLLGHAWNNLLMAADLSEHDGPRERHRAMELLDDLAQQAQAMQARQARSEGRNK from the coding sequence ATGGCTCGCATCAGCGTCCCCGAAGCTGCAGCACGACTCGGCGTGGTTGCGCAGCGCGTACGCCAGCGGATCCAGGACGGCTCGTTGCCTGCCGAGCGCGTGGGCGGGCGATGGATCATCGATGAGAAGGACTTGGCTCGGGTCTCCGACTACAACGCCCCCGGCCGCCCCCTGTCCGAGCGCTCCGCATGGGCGCTGGTCGCCGCGGCAGAGGACAACGCCGTCCTCTTGCACTCGCTCTCGGCCCCCGACCGATCCCGGGCACGCGCCCGCCTCCGCAAACTGGCCGCCGCGCACGACGACTCCCACGAAAGCCTCCGCCTGCTGTCGGTGTTCATGCGCAACCGGGCGGCGCGACGCTGCTATCTGGTCGCCCAGCGCGACCTCAAGGACCTGCGCAACGACCCACGCATCCAACTCTCCGGGCTGTCGCACCCCGAGTCCGGCCTCGCGTCTGGTGACGTCGGCGAGGGCTACCTGTCTGTTGATGACCTCGACGACGTTATGCAGGACTACCTGCTGCGCGACGTGGACCGCGACCGTGCCAACATCTTCCTCCATGTCGTCTCGCCCGACATCGAGGAGAGCCTGCCGCTCCTCGGCCACGCCTGGAACAACCTGCTGATGGCAGCCGACCTCTCCGAGCACGACGGACCACGCGAACGTCACCGAGCCATGGAGCTGCTCGACGACCTGGCGCAACAGGCTCAGGCAATGCAGGCGCGTCAGGCCCGAAGCGAAGGGCGGAACAAGTGA
- a CDS encoding metallophosphoesterase translates to MSTVALAGDWHGNTRWALARIADVAERGVALILHLGDFGIWPGTSGRTYLDRLEDACTEHGVGIWVTPGNHEDWGRLTRLWADSAHAGQPLHLTKHIAVLPRGYRFELEGRTFVSLGGAPSVDLAKPEPRRRLVARGDDHAGGRQGCRRRRVRRRHARPRRPARALRGRPRCLHPH, encoded by the coding sequence ATGAGCACCGTCGCGCTCGCGGGCGACTGGCACGGCAACACCCGCTGGGCACTCGCGCGCATCGCCGACGTCGCCGAGCGCGGTGTCGCGCTGATCCTTCACCTGGGCGACTTCGGCATCTGGCCAGGCACCTCGGGGCGGACGTACCTCGACCGGCTGGAAGACGCCTGCACCGAGCACGGCGTCGGCATCTGGGTGACGCCCGGAAACCACGAGGACTGGGGACGTCTCACTCGCCTGTGGGCCGACTCCGCTCACGCCGGCCAGCCGCTCCACCTCACCAAGCACATCGCCGTGCTTCCGCGCGGCTACCGCTTCGAGCTGGAGGGCCGCACCTTCGTCTCCCTCGGCGGTGCGCCCTCGGTCGACCTGGCCAAACCGGAGCCGCGGCGTCGACTGGTGGCCCGAGGAGATGATCACGCCGGAGGACGTCAAGGCTGTCGTCGCCGGCGGGTACGCCGACGTCATGCTCGCCCACGACGCCCCGCTCGCGCCCTACGAGGTCGACCGCGTTGCCTACATCCGCACTAA
- a CDS encoding uracil-DNA glycosylase, producing MKQLDQLAQDYRIADDWIDALRAADSKIDDKVDACLTKVANASPTLPAPDRIWRAFEIPLADVRVLLVGKDPYPNTQHAVGLSFSTGPGGPIPGSLINIYAELAADGFTVGDDGDLTPWTDAGVMLLNRALTLPGGTEARPRTHLGWWRPLIVATARAIAADAASRPIASILWGVPAQRLGKHLGPNVKILSSSHPSMQSVSRPAGGYPPFEGSRPFSRVNAWLSANGEQPVDWNLAT from the coding sequence GTGAAGCAGCTGGACCAGCTCGCCCAGGACTATCGGATCGCCGACGACTGGATAGATGCGCTGCGCGCGGCCGATTCCAAGATCGACGACAAGGTCGACGCCTGCCTGACGAAGGTAGCGAATGCAAGTCCGACCCTGCCGGCCCCCGACCGAATCTGGCGGGCGTTCGAGATACCACTGGCCGACGTTCGTGTACTTCTCGTCGGCAAGGACCCTTACCCCAATACCCAGCACGCAGTCGGACTCTCCTTCTCCACGGGACCGGGTGGACCGATCCCCGGCTCACTCATCAACATCTACGCAGAGCTCGCAGCAGACGGGTTCACGGTCGGCGATGACGGTGACCTCACGCCGTGGACGGACGCAGGCGTGATGCTGCTGAATCGTGCGTTGACCTTGCCCGGGGGCACGGAAGCCCGGCCGCGAACCCACCTCGGATGGTGGCGGCCCCTGATCGTCGCGACGGCACGTGCGATCGCCGCCGACGCAGCGAGCCGACCCATCGCGAGCATCCTCTGGGGTGTCCCAGCTCAGCGCCTGGGCAAGCATCTCGGACCGAACGTGAAGATCCTCTCGTCAAGCCATCCGTCAATGCAATCGGTCTCTCGGCCAGCGGGCGGTTATCCGCCATTCGAGGGATCACGGCCGTTCAGCAGGGTCAACGCCTGGTTGTCTGCTAACGGAGAACAGCCCGTCGATTGGAACCTGGCGACATGA